AATATCACACAACAGGTGTAGGAATATTTGATATGAACAAgcaaaaacacagcttttttcacttcaaaatgtcCTACAATAAATGGATCacaacatccaacatccaatGCAGCTTGGTATAAGAATTGTGGTGTTAACatatatgaaataaaaaggGATGCAACAGATCCTTCATGCAACAATGCTGGAttttaccaaaaaaataattcaactAAAAATTGCACCACAACTGAAGCAGTCAGACCCCTAAAAGCAGTagattttaatttgtgtttgcaCAATAGGAGCggggacccaaaagtccccggaCTGGGGTTATaaccttttattgttttattttcacattcaatcaacactgtcaccttGAAAgtactctccttcggcttgaatccagcgctgcagccgggatttccactgCTCAAAGCAGTCGGCAAACTCGTGCGTAATGATCGTTTAAGAGCGTTCCtcgattttttttctgcacctcttcctcatcatcaaatctccgccccttcagtgcctttttcattcttgggaagagacagaagtcgcaaGTTGCTAAATTGAGGGAATACggcggatggggcagcagggccatgtcGTTTTTCACTAAGAACTGTTTTACacgcagagccctgtgcgctgGCGTGTTGTCATGATGGAGCCACCGGTCCCCACTCTCCCCCGGGgccggccgcttcagcctgaccgcctcccggagtcGCCGCAGCGCTTCGAGGTAAAAGTCCTGGTTGACGGTTTGCCCCGGCGGCACAAACTGGCTGTGGACCTTCCCTTTGACAtcaaaaaagcagatcagcttcgattttactgacattttcctctgtgcgggaggtggagggtcggccAGAGCGAGGTGAGTCTTCGATGGACATCTGACCACTCTTAAAGCGCCCATAGACCTGTGTTCTCCCCAGAGCCTCATCTTTGTACGCGGTGTGgatcatggtgagtgtttctgttgccgtttgtctcagaagaaaacaaaatcggGTTCCGCCATTTTCGGATTTTTCAAAGAAGGGAGCGGGACTGTATTAACATAAACActgtgtgagctgcctgtgcgtctttgggaggtgaaaattttcacagttatgcttaaggctatgctatagcaacatataatggccaaaagtctgaaatcattcttttttttttttttttttataaccacagtcctggaacttttgggtcccccctcgtacaaaCAATTGGGCACCTGCTGCATGTGTCAATGAGTTTGCCCACATATTTTATATTGCCTTTGCAAGCCTTCATTAATTTTATGTTTAATAATATGTCATTGATTGCATCATATAATGGAATATAGTTCAATAAGTTTATAAAATGGCTCATAAGAGTCCGTCTCTGTTTTTGCTCCACCTTGAAGGTCCACAGGGGTGGAGCGTCAtgattttgaatttatttcctCTATAGGTCGAATATGTATAAAAGACGAGGCCTGATTGTGCTTTTCTTTAAACCACGCATGATGTCACCCAGTTATTTGCCACTTTCAGACAGCatggcacacacacagcggtgGCCACAGCAGGGTTGGGCTCTTTTGCAGCTGTATCTCGTAGTGTCTTTTTCTGGATCTGAGGAGCCAGTGTGCGGGTACAGAGGTGATCCTGAGAGTCCTCAGCTATCTAAGGATGGGGACATTTTGTTGGGGgggattttctcttttcacagCAGCTGGAAAAATCAAAAAGATACCTACATGCAGCAACCACAGCCACTGCAGTGCACCAGGTAAATTACATCAAAAACACACCACCAAACATTATGACTATTTTTCTTGCTTCtgtttttggaaaaatatattgtaatgtaatgtttgtggctgtttttatGCAGTTTGAATTTCAGAGACTTCCAGTTTGCCCAGGCTATGCTGTTCGCCATTGAGGAAATTAATAAGAGCTCAGATCTACTACCTGGCATCTCTCTCGGCTATATATTGTATGACAGTTGTGGCTCCATTGCCAGAAGTGTGAAAGTTGCACTGTCCTTAGCGAATGGCAATGATGTTGAATCTGCACTGTCCAAAGAAACATGTTTAAGACCGGCTCAAGTACAAGTCATAATGGGAGAAACCTCGTCCTCTCCCTGCATGGCCATAGCTACTGTGATAGGACCATTGAATATACCAATGGTGGGTAGAGGTGCAAATGTACACTCCAGACTCTTGAACTGCTTGAATTGatgcctttttgttttctgtcttagATCAGCCACTTTGCCACATGTGCTTGTCTCAGTGATAAAACAAAATACCCATCCTTTCTCAGAACCATACCCAGCGACTACCACCAGAGCAGAGCCCTGGCTCATTTGGTCAAACACTTTGGATGGACTTGGGTCGGAGCGATTAGAACCAATGATGATTATGGCAATAATGGCATGGCTACTTTCACTGAAACGGCACAGCAGCTGGGAATCTGTCTGGAATATTCTGtgtccttcttcagaacagatccagctgagaaaatacaaaacataatTGAAGTCATTAAATCCTCCACCTCTAAAGTGATTGTTGCCTTCCTTTCCCATATGGATATGGATGTGCTAATACATGAGTTGTCTCACCACAACCTGACTGGATACCAGTGGGTCGGCAGTGAGGGCTGGATCTTTGACTCTCAAACTGCAGCCCTGGATAGATATCACATCCTGGATGGGGCTATAGGCCTTTCTATCCCCAAAGCACATGTAACCGGTCTGAAAGAGTTTATGATGGATCTGAAGCAGCTGAATTCATCTGGCAATGAAATTTTTATAGAGTTCTGGGAGACATTATTCAACTGCAGGTTCAAGCAGTCAGAGTCATCAGCAGGAGCTGACAGAGAGTGTACCGGACATGAAGATCTGACTGGAGTTCAAAACAGCTTCACTGATATGTCTCTGATGCCCATTTTCAACAATGTCTATAAAGGAGTGTATGCTGTGGCTCATGCACTTCATAAACTACTCAACTGTGATAAAACATGTAACAACTCagtgaaactggagccattcaTGGTGAGATGTGTTCCCAAATGCTATTAATTCAGCACCAAATCACTTGAAACATGTCATTTTATGTATATACATTTTCAAAGATGAAGTGAGTGAACTTGAAAATAGAATGTATGTTCCTAGATTTTGCAGCATATAAAAAAGATTAACTTCAAAACAAAGGAAGGAGATGAGGTCCACTTTAATGAAGATGGAGACCCACCAGCAAGGTATGAAATCATAAACTGGCAACCAAGAGAAAATGACGCCGTGGACTTTGTCACAGTCGGCCTTCATGATGCATCGCTGCCTCCTGATAAACAGCTGGATCTGCAAAGTGACTCTATAATTTGGGCAAAGAACTCACAGCAGGTAAGATGTCATTGCAATTTTTATCTTGGATTAGATAACATCCTGTTAAACATTAAGCAtatgcatttgtttgtttgtttgtttgctcatGCAGGTGCCAGTGTCAGTTTGCAGTGAAAAGTGTCCTCCAGGAACACGGAAAGTTCTCCAGAAGGGAAAACCTGTCTGCTGCTATGACTGTGTTCAGTGTGCTGATGGAGAAATCAGCAACACCACAGGTTTATTAAAGTTAATTCAATTAAACGTCATTCAAAAGAATCTTCATTCAGTATGCCAATTGTGAAAACAATATGCATAAATATTTAGCTCTGATAAACATGGTTCTGACCAAGAatcaaaaaaaatatcaaacctTAAGCACACTGATAAATATGAAACCATGTTTCAAGTTCTTGAATATTATATTAGTGTCATAATATCCTTTATAAATctaacaaacatgaaaaaatgcagtctgtgcttgttttttgaATAGTTTCCATTCAACTTCACAGATtctttcacctgtgtgagatgTGACCCTGAGTTCTGGCCAAATGAGAGAAGAGATGCCTGCATAAAGAAGGAGGCTGTGTTTCTATCATATGAAGAGATTATGGGTGCCCTGCTCACTGCAGCATCTTTATTTGGAACGTGCATGACTGCTGCTGtggctttcattttcttcagatACAGAAAAACTCCCATAGTCAGGGCCAACAACTCTGAgctgagcttcctgctgctcttctcttTGACTCTGTGCTTCCTGTGCTCTCTGACCTTCATCGGCCGGCCCTCCGAGTGGTCCTGCATGCTGAGACACACGGCGTTTGGCATCACCTTCGTCCTCTGTATCTCCTGTGTGCTGGGGAAGACTATGGTGGTGTTGATGGCCTTCAGGTCCACACTCCCAGGCAGTAATGTGATGAAATGGTTTGGGCCTGCACAGCAGAGACTCAGCGTCCTGGGTTTCACTCTGATACAAGTGATCATATGTGTCCTCTGGTTAACAATTTCTCCCCCTTTCCCTTTTAAGAATTTTAAGGAACTCAAAGACAAAATAATCTTGGAGTGTGCTCTGGGCTCACCTGTAGGTTTCTGGGCTGTTCTCGGCTACATTGGACTTTTGGCCATTTTGTGCTTCATCTTTGCTTTCCTGGCTCGGAAACTGCCTGATAATTTCAATGAAGCCAAATTCATCACCTTCAGCATGCTGATATTCTGTGCAGTGTGGATCACCTTCATCCCGGCTTATGTCAGCTCTCCTGGGAAGTTCAGTGTTGCTGTGGAGATTTTTGCTATTCTGGCTTCCAGTTTTGGACTGctgatttgtatttttgtacCAAAATGTTATGTAATCTTACTGAAACCAGAgaagaacacaaaaaagaaTATGATGGGGAAGGGGGCACCAAAATCCAACTGAAAGTTGGAGATGTTAAATCAATTTGTCAAATAACgaacaaaataataaatggGGCAGCGACTACATTGAAGTGTGTAAATATCATAGTTTGTGTATAAGTTTTAAAGCGCACAgtgcagtggaaaaaaaataaatcatgttgACTAAAAAGGAGGTTCAACTTGTTTGTTTCAATCTCATGAGGCTGAAATCAAGGTAAAATCACTCCCACCTTCAGCTGCTGAATGTGTATAAAGCTCATCCGTGAGATGTGGAGCTGATTGGCTCAGCCGGCAGAGCGGAGCCATGGTACTGCCGGGGCTGCTCATCTTGGTTCTGCTCATAGGCAAAGGGAATTTTGTGTGTCAGTTACGAGGCTCAGCACAGCCACCTGAACTAACTCAGGATGGGGATTTTGTCATTGGAGGGATTTTCTCGTTTCGAACAGGGCAAGATTATGTAATTAACACATTTCAGACAATTCCGGAAAtcagaaaatgcaaaaagtgTGTATTCATAAGACAGCATGTCTTTTCTTATTCATTATAGCAATCAGTTTCATTTGTATGCATACAGGTTTTTCAGTCATCTGTGAATCTTTTCTAcatcatgtttttcttcatgtaacTGTATTATATGATGTTGTGCTGTTTCGTTTTCCTTCATCAacctgttttcctttttcagctTCAATTTCAGAGAATTCAAGTTTGCACAGGTAATGATCTTTGCTATCAATGAG
The sequence above is a segment of the Salarias fasciatus chromosome 14, fSalaFa1.1, whole genome shotgun sequence genome. Coding sequences within it:
- the LOC115400319 gene encoding extracellular calcium-sensing receptor-like, producing MQQPQPLQCTSLNFRDFQFAQAMLFAIEEINKSSDLLPGISLGYILYDSCGSIARSVKVALSLANGNDVESALSKETCLRPAQVQVIMGETSSSPCMAIATVIGPLNIPMISHFATCACLSDKTKYPSFLRTIPSDYHQSRALAHLVKHFGWTWVGAIRTNDDYGNNGMATFTETAQQLGICLEYSVSFFRTDPAEKIQNIIEVIKSSTSKVIVAFLSHMDMDVLIHELSHHNLTGYQWVGSEGWIFDSQTAALDRYHILDGAIGLSIPKAHVTGLKEFMMDLKQLNSSGNEIFIEFWETLFNCRFKQSESSAGADRECTGHEDLTGVQNSFTDMSLMPIFNNVYKGVYAVAHALHKLLNCDKTCNNSVKLEPFMILQHIKKINFKTKEGDEVHFNEDGDPPARYEIINWQPRENDAVDFVTVGLHDASLPPDKQLDLQSDSIIWAKNSQQVPVSVCSEKCPPGTRKVLQKGKPVCCYDCVQCADGEISNTTDSFTCVRCDPEFWPNERRDACIKKEAVFLSYEEIMGALLTAASLFGTCMTAAVAFIFFRYRKTPIVRANNSELSFLLLFSLTLCFLCSLTFIGRPSEWSCMLRHTAFGITFVLCISCVLGKTMVVLMAFRSTLPGSNVMKWFGPAQQRLSVLGFTLIQVIICVLWLTISPPFPFKNFKELKDKIILECALGSPVGFWAVLGYIGLLAILCFIFAFLARKLPDNFNEAKFITFSMLIFCAVWITFIPAYVSSPGKFSVAVEIFAILASSFGLLICIFVPKCYVILLKPEKNTKKNMMGKGAPKSN